In Methanofastidiosum sp., the following are encoded in one genomic region:
- a CDS encoding cold-shock protein, which yields MTGTVKWFNGTKGFGFVTTDDGQDAFVHYSQIDMSGFKVLEENERVSFDLVDTPKGLQAKSVKRIK from the coding sequence ATGACTGGAACAGTAAAGTGGTTTAACGGTACAAAAGGATTTGGCTTTGTGACAACAGACGACGGTCAAGATGCTTTCGTGCATTACTCCCAAATAGATATGTCTGGTTTCAAGGTATTGGAAGAAAACGAAAGAGTCAGTTTCGACCTTGTAGACACCCCTAAGGGGTTGCAGGCCAAATCCGTAAAACGAATTAAGTAA
- a CDS encoding ribonucleoside triphosphate reductase, producing MLKVIKRNGDVVPFSLEKIISAVERGFLATNKPQTVEILEKIALRASAKLKKPLVAIEEIQDAVEATLMELGYETVAKAYILYRQQRARLRDWNSTMLNFTQTMEAYLDRSDWRVKENSTVNYSLGGLILHSSGTLTANYWLKEIYDPEIAAAHRNGDFHIHDLSMLSGYCAGWSLEQLIKEGLGGVEGRITSAPSRHLSTLTNQMVNFLGIMQNEWAGAQAFSSFDTYLAPFVKTDNLGFKETKQAIQSFIYGVNTPSRWGTQAPFTNVTMDWVVPERLRNVAAIVGGELQNFTYGACQKEMDIVNRAFIEIMLEGDAKGRGFQYPIPTYNITKDFDWENENVPILFEMTAKYGTPYFQNFVNSDLNPDDVRSMCCRLQLDKRELRRRGGGLFGSDEFTGSIGVVTLNLPRIAFTSINEEEFFKKLDRLMELASRSLEIKRKVIIQLYEEGLYPYTRRYLTNLDNHFSTIGLVGLNEACLNAKWIAEPLYGESGRYFGLRVLDHMRKRIADFQEETDNLYNLEATPAESTAFRLARIDKKLYPAIFTAGEGAPYYTNSSHLPVNYTEDIFSALEFQEAFQTKYTGGTVFHTFLGEKVSDWETCRDLVKKIALNFRIPYFTISPTYSVCSNHGYLTGEVFKCPYCGSETEVYSRITGYYRPIKNWNDGKQEEFKERRTYLPQMEAGPRQKEVSSDSLYLSL from the coding sequence TTCTCCCTTGAAAAGATTATTTCTGCCGTTGAACGTGGTTTCCTTGCTACAAATAAACCTCAAACAGTTGAGATTCTCGAGAAGATTGCATTAAGGGCTTCAGCTAAGTTGAAGAAACCGCTGGTAGCAATAGAAGAAATACAAGACGCAGTAGAGGCAACTCTTATGGAACTTGGATATGAAACAGTCGCCAAAGCCTATATTCTCTACAGACAGCAGAGGGCGAGACTGAGGGACTGGAACAGCACGATGCTTAACTTCACTCAGACAATGGAAGCATATCTGGACCGTTCAGACTGGAGGGTAAAAGAAAATTCGACAGTAAACTACTCCCTGGGTGGACTGATACTTCACAGTAGTGGCACCCTAACGGCCAATTACTGGCTTAAGGAAATTTACGATCCAGAGATTGCGGCTGCTCACAGGAACGGAGATTTCCACATACACGACCTTTCTATGTTGTCCGGATACTGCGCCGGCTGGTCCCTGGAACAACTCATAAAGGAGGGTTTGGGAGGGGTAGAAGGTCGTATAACGTCAGCACCCTCCAGGCACCTATCCACTCTTACCAATCAAATGGTTAACTTTCTAGGCATAATGCAGAACGAATGGGCCGGGGCCCAGGCCTTTTCATCTTTTGATACCTACCTTGCCCCCTTTGTGAAGACAGACAATCTGGGATTTAAGGAAACCAAGCAGGCTATACAATCTTTCATATACGGAGTAAACACCCCTTCAAGATGGGGTACTCAGGCGCCTTTTACCAACGTCACGATGGACTGGGTAGTGCCCGAGAGACTTAGAAATGTTGCCGCAATAGTGGGAGGTGAGCTTCAGAACTTTACGTACGGTGCCTGCCAAAAAGAAATGGATATCGTAAACCGTGCCTTTATAGAGATAATGCTGGAAGGAGATGCTAAAGGCAGGGGTTTTCAATACCCAATACCCACGTACAACATAACTAAGGACTTTGACTGGGAAAACGAAAATGTTCCCATATTGTTTGAGATGACTGCAAAGTATGGTACTCCTTATTTTCAAAACTTCGTTAACTCCGACCTCAATCCCGATGATGTAAGAAGTATGTGTTGTAGATTGCAGTTGGACAAGAGAGAGCTTCGCAGACGTGGTGGAGGCCTCTTCGGTTCCGACGAATTTACTGGATCTATTGGAGTAGTAACTCTAAACCTGCCAAGAATAGCATTTACCAGCATAAACGAAGAAGAGTTTTTTAAGAAGCTAGACCGTCTTATGGAACTTGCATCTCGTAGTCTCGAGATTAAGAGAAAGGTCATAATTCAACTATATGAAGAAGGATTGTATCCCTACACCAGAAGGTATTTAACTAACCTTGATAACCACTTTTCCACAATTGGTCTTGTAGGGCTTAACGAAGCTTGTCTCAATGCGAAATGGATAGCTGAACCTTTGTATGGTGAATCCGGAAGATACTTTGGCCTTCGTGTACTGGATCATATGAGAAAGAGGATAGCAGACTTTCAGGAAGAAACTGATAACCTCTATAACCTTGAAGCCACCCCAGCAGAATCTACAGCGTTTCGCTTAGCTAGAATCGATAAGAAGCTTTACCCTGCTATTTTTACTGCAGGAGAGGGTGCCCCTTATTACACTAACTCTTCTCATTTACCGGTTAACTATACAGAAGACATATTTAGTGCGTTGGAGTTTCAGGAAGCCTTCCAGACAAAATACACAGGGGGTACGGTCTTTCATACATTTCTTGGAGAAAAAGTTTCTGATTGGGAGACCTGCAGAGATTTAGTAAAGAAGATAGCTCTTAACTTCAGAATACCCTACTTTACTATCTCCCCTACGTATTCTGTGTGTTCTAATCACGGCTATTTAACCGGTGAAGTTTTCAAATGCCCTTATTGTGGCAGCGAGACCGAAGTGTATTCAAGGATCACAGGTTACTACAGACCAATTAAGAACTGGAATGATGGGAAGCAGGAAGAGTTCAAGGAGAGGCGTACCTATTTACCGCAAATGGAAGCTGGTCCCCGTCAAAAAGAGGTTTCCAGCGATAGCCTTTACCTATCTCTATGA